A single Marinitoga aeolica DNA region contains:
- a CDS encoding flagellar FlbD family protein, with translation MIRVTNLGGKEFFINPDMIEKMEERPDTTIILNNGHIYVVKESVEEIIQRIIEFKSKIFSLGFKRGD, from the coding sequence ATGATTAGAGTAACAAATTTAGGAGGTAAAGAATTTTTTATAAATCCAGATATGATTGAGAAAATGGAAGAAAGACCCGATACAACAATTATTTTAAATAATGGACACATATATGTTGTAAAAGAATCTGTTGAAGAAATTATTCAGAGAATAATAGAATTTAAAAGTAAAATATTTTCTCTTGGTTTTAAAAGAGGTGATTAG
- a CDS encoding OmpA/MotB family protein produces MANKCKKDEGPPPPAAWLATFSDLNSLLMTFFVMLFSMSSISPGKFQQAAVSFRSPFSGTPPSVLTGGRSLSEESLITSNPGIRVELFRLQDNPKYKGRITIEENDKGTIIKMQDMAFFEPGSARLTADAKELLYKLGIILIEHSNNAIEIYGFTDDRPPTDTSVYPSNWHLGAARAASVARFYADEMKQKRTLERLAEVKEGKFDPEYYYNSERFYPIAVGDKEIKKDILNLKSNIEAQKLKLKEDFEQGKINIADMKLKEKNLDEKYKKDLETLRRKYRRIDLLILRQRLR; encoded by the coding sequence ATGGCTAATAAATGTAAAAAAGATGAAGGGCCACCACCACCAGCAGCATGGCTGGCAACATTTAGTGATTTAAATTCATTATTAATGACATTTTTTGTTATGTTATTTTCAATGTCATCTATATCGCCTGGTAAATTCCAGCAGGCAGCTGTAAGTTTTAGAAGTCCATTTAGTGGAACTCCACCCAGCGTATTAACTGGTGGAAGAAGTCTGTCAGAAGAAAGTTTGATTACTTCTAATCCAGGGATAAGAGTTGAACTTTTTAGACTTCAGGATAATCCAAAATATAAAGGGAGAATAACAATTGAGGAAAACGATAAAGGGACTATTATAAAAATGCAAGACATGGCTTTCTTCGAACCAGGTAGTGCTAGATTAACAGCGGATGCAAAAGAATTGTTATATAAATTAGGTATAATTCTTATAGAGCATTCAAACAATGCGATAGAAATATATGGTTTTACTGATGATAGACCTCCGACAGATACATCAGTATACCCTTCGAATTGGCATTTAGGAGCCGCAAGAGCGGCAAGTGTTGCAAGATTTTATGCAGATGAAATGAAACAAAAAAGGACATTAGAAAGATTGGCTGAGGTAAAAGAAGGAAAATTTGATCCTGAGTATTATTATAATTCAGAGCGATTTTATCCTATAGCTGTTGGAGACAAAGAAATAAAAAAAGACATACTAAATTTAAAATCAAATATTGAAGCTCAGAAATTAAAATTAAAAGAAGATTTTGAACAGGGGAAAATAAATATTGCAGATATGAAATTAAAAGAGAAAAATTTAGATGAGAAGTATAAAAAAGATTTGGAAACTCTAAGAAGAAAATATAGAAGAATAGATTTACTTATATTAAGACAGCGTTTGAGATAG
- a CDS encoding ABC transporter ATP-binding protein: protein MLTIIKEFFKKNWWRYLIGIIFLLMIDYFQIFIPKKIGNIMDDLKLVENFDVIKTSIFSILIIAFSIMIGRFIWRFFIFGTARLFEFKTANKIFSHILDQSYDFYDKWRTGDLMTRFTEDLNSVRMAMGPSIVMMIDTIFMSTITVVAMVKFVNPKLTFLSLIPLPVIGIITLFFGKLIRRLFKNLQKTISDLSDHTEESYAGIHVVKVFSLEKTMQKRFNDRSQKYYDAQMKLIKTWGLMFPLIQFFASMSGVLAIYFGGKMVINEEITFGQLVMFYSYIGMLVWPMMAVGWVVNVIQRGKASYQRLMEIMDSQSSVPEPELKNENKEFKGHIKIKNLKFKYPNSEKYALQDINMEIKPGEMVAFVGKIGSGKSTLPKLLLKFYPVENNSIFIDGKDINKLHSKFIRDNISYVPQESFLFSMPIEDNISFAHPERVKEAPEFAKIANVHEDILELPEKYKTLVGERGVTLSGGQKQRVSIARALAKDASFIILDDCLSAVDTETEEAIINNLRNNVINKTMIVISHRLKAVRNADKIYVFDNGKIVEQGNHSELLALEGVYYGMYMKQLIEEKLEEE, encoded by the coding sequence GTGCTAACTATTATTAAAGAATTTTTTAAAAAAAATTGGTGGAGATATTTAATAGGTATAATTTTTCTTTTAATGATTGATTATTTTCAAATATTTATACCCAAAAAAATTGGAAATATAATGGATGATTTAAAATTGGTTGAAAACTTTGATGTAATAAAAACCTCTATATTTTCAATTTTAATTATAGCCTTTTCTATAATGATAGGTAGATTTATATGGCGTTTTTTTATTTTTGGTACGGCGAGATTATTTGAATTTAAGACGGCAAATAAAATATTTTCCCATATTTTAGATCAATCATATGATTTTTATGATAAATGGAGAACAGGCGATTTAATGACCAGGTTTACTGAAGATCTGAATTCTGTAAGAATGGCAATGGGACCATCTATTGTAATGATGATAGATACAATTTTTATGTCTACAATTACTGTTGTTGCTATGGTGAAATTTGTTAATCCAAAATTAACTTTTTTATCATTGATTCCATTACCTGTTATAGGAATAATAACCTTATTTTTCGGTAAATTAATTAGAAGATTGTTCAAAAATTTACAAAAGACAATTTCAGATTTATCCGATCACACTGAAGAAAGTTATGCTGGAATACATGTTGTAAAGGTTTTTTCTCTTGAAAAGACGATGCAAAAAAGATTTAACGATCGTTCTCAAAAATATTACGATGCCCAGATGAAATTAATAAAAACATGGGGATTGATGTTTCCTTTGATACAATTTTTTGCATCTATGTCAGGTGTTTTAGCAATATATTTTGGAGGTAAAATGGTTATAAACGAAGAAATTACCTTTGGACAATTAGTAATGTTTTACTCATATATAGGAATGTTGGTTTGGCCAATGATGGCAGTTGGATGGGTTGTAAATGTTATTCAAAGAGGTAAAGCTTCATATCAAAGACTTATGGAAATAATGGATTCTCAATCAAGCGTTCCTGAGCCGGAATTAAAAAATGAAAATAAAGAATTTAAAGGTCATATAAAAATTAAAAATTTAAAATTCAAATACCCGAATTCAGAAAAATATGCATTGCAGGATATTAATATGGAAATAAAACCAGGAGAAATGGTGGCGTTTGTAGGGAAAATTGGTTCTGGAAAATCAACACTACCAAAATTATTATTAAAATTTTATCCTGTGGAAAATAATTCTATTTTTATTGATGGAAAAGATATAAATAAATTACATTCTAAATTTATTAGAGATAATATATCTTACGTACCTCAGGAATCATTTTTATTTTCAATGCCGATTGAAGATAATATTAGTTTTGCCCATCCAGAAAGAGTTAAAGAAGCTCCAGAATTTGCAAAAATTGCTAATGTTCATGAAGATATACTTGAATTACCAGAAAAATATAAAACATTGGTAGGAGAGCGTGGAGTTACATTATCGGGTGGTCAAAAACAAAGAGTTTCTATAGCTAGAGCATTAGCTAAAGATGCATCGTTTATTATACTTGATGATTGTTTATCGGCTGTTGATACAGAAACTGAAGAAGCAATAATAAATAATTTAAGAAATAATGTTATTAACAAAACGATGATTGTTATTTCTCATAGATTAAAGGCAGTAAGGAATGCAGATAAAATATATGTATTTGATAATGGGAAAATAGTTGAACAGGGTAATCATAGTGAGTTATTAGCATTAGAGGGAGTGTATTATGGAATGTACATGAAACAGTTGATAGAAGAAAAGTTAGAGGAGGAATAG
- the fliY gene encoding flagellar motor switch phosphatase FliY, with protein MSDEFLSQEELDALLQGLNQDETSQKKAEPSSSQNSSSQKNVDSIILDLVGEVGNIAMGAGATTLSTLLKRKVDISSPTPITLLKSEIKNQFSGKYLIISINYKDGLKGTNFFLFPANISSVIADLMMGGTGENVPETFDEISISALAEAINQMMGAAATSLSEFLNAKVDITPPQVEVLDFNDPSVSFPPELEGAAETIIGIKFKLKIQGLEEGEMWQFVPIDIANDIKDKVLAAQNVDIQQKPSQAQPQPQPQQQQPAQQMPMQQPMGYPQQMPMQQPMGYPQQMPMQQPMGYPQQMPMQQPMGYPQQMPMQQPMGYPQQMPVQQPMGYIPPEQQVNVQPKTFGNISGQPMEPTENVDLEKLQLLFDVPLNVSVELGRRKYSLRDILNFHQGSMIQLDKLAGEPVDIYVNGRLIARGEVVVIDENFGVRITEIVSLEERLRALK; from the coding sequence ATGTCAGATGAATTTTTATCTCAGGAAGAATTAGATGCATTATTGCAAGGTTTAAATCAAGACGAAACATCACAGAAAAAAGCTGAGCCATCTTCTTCACAAAATAGTTCTTCGCAGAAGAATGTAGACTCAATAATATTAGATCTGGTAGGAGAAGTTGGAAATATAGCTATGGGTGCTGGTGCAACTACATTATCAACATTATTAAAAAGAAAGGTTGATATTTCCAGTCCAACACCTATTACATTATTAAAATCAGAAATCAAAAATCAATTTTCTGGAAAATATTTAATAATATCGATTAATTATAAAGATGGATTAAAAGGAACAAACTTTTTCCTTTTTCCTGCAAATATATCTTCTGTAATAGCTGATCTTATGATGGGTGGAACAGGGGAAAATGTTCCAGAAACATTCGATGAAATATCAATAAGTGCATTGGCTGAAGCTATTAATCAAATGATGGGAGCTGCGGCAACCTCTTTATCAGAATTTTTAAATGCTAAAGTTGATATTACACCTCCACAGGTAGAAGTACTTGATTTTAATGATCCTAGTGTGTCTTTTCCACCTGAGTTAGAAGGGGCAGCTGAGACAATAATAGGAATAAAATTTAAATTGAAAATTCAGGGTTTAGAAGAAGGAGAAATGTGGCAATTTGTTCCTATTGATATAGCTAATGATATAAAAGATAAAGTATTAGCAGCGCAAAATGTTGATATCCAGCAAAAACCATCGCAAGCTCAACCACAACCACAACCACAACAACAACAACCTGCTCAACAAATGCCAATGCAGCAACCGATGGGGTATCCGCAACAAATGCCAATGCAGCAACCGATGGGGTATCCGCAACAAATGCCAATGCAGCAACCGATGGGGTATCCGCAACAAATGCCAATGCAGCAACCGATGGGGTATCCGCAACAAATGCCAATGCAGCAACCGATGGGGTATCCGCAACAAATGCCAGTACAACAACCGATGGGGTATATTCCCCCGGAGCAACAGGTGAATGTACAACCCAAAACTTTTGGAAATATATCTGGTCAACCAATGGAACCTACTGAAAACGTAGACCTTGAAAAATTACAACTTTTATTTGATGTTCCTTTAAATGTATCAGTTGAATTAGGTAGAAGAAAATATTCATTAAGGGATATATTGAATTTTCATCAGGGATCAATGATTCAATTGGATAAATTAGCTGGTGAACCTGTTGATATTTATGTAAATGGTAGATTAATAGCGCGTGGAGAAGTAGTAGTTATAGATGAAAACTTTGGAGTTAGAATAACAGAAATAGTTTCTTTGGAAGAAAGGTTGAGAGCATTAAAATGA
- a CDS encoding motility protein A: MDISTLAGLGLAMAAIVLGAISDFGSLIDMPSFFITVVGSIGGMLIANPKEVSFKFFQAIIKGIKQPTIDTVETLKTLYSFAEKARREGLISLEADLENLDNEFMKDGLRAAVDGTDPEEIRKILEIKMELFEEEEGKWSGVLNTWGSLAPAFGMIGTLIGLVLMLKTLNDPTTIGPKMAIALITTLYGALVANIFALPIAEKIGRRTKAQVNMLRMITEGILSIVSGENPRLMEEKLKAFLSIEDKKKYESEKEG, from the coding sequence ATGGATATATCAACATTAGCGGGACTTGGCCTTGCAATGGCGGCTATAGTATTAGGGGCAATTTCGGATTTTGGTTCATTAATTGATATGCCTTCGTTTTTTATAACAGTTGTTGGTTCAATTGGAGGTATGCTTATAGCAAATCCGAAAGAAGTATCCTTTAAGTTTTTTCAGGCTATAATAAAAGGAATTAAACAGCCAACAATAGATACAGTGGAAACATTAAAAACATTATATTCATTTGCAGAAAAAGCACGTAGAGAAGGGTTGATATCTTTAGAAGCAGATTTGGAAAATTTAGATAATGAATTTATGAAAGACGGATTAAGAGCAGCAGTAGATGGAACAGATCCCGAAGAAATAAGAAAAATACTTGAAATAAAAATGGAATTATTCGAAGAAGAAGAAGGGAAATGGTCAGGAGTATTGAATACCTGGGGATCATTGGCTCCAGCATTTGGTATGATAGGAACATTAATTGGATTAGTTCTTATGTTAAAAACATTAAATGATCCTACAACGATAGGGCCTAAAATGGCTATAGCTCTTATTACTACATTATATGGAGCTTTGGTTGCAAATATTTTTGCATTGCCAATCGCCGAGAAAATAGGTAGAAGGACAAAAGCACAAGTAAATATGTTGCGAATGATAACAGAAGGAATACTGTCGATTGTATCGGGTGAAAACCCAAGATTAATGGAGGAAAAATTAAAAGCCTTTTTAAGTATTGAGGATAAAAAGAAATATGAATCAGAAAAAGAAGGGTGA
- a CDS encoding flagellar basal body-associated FliL family protein, with protein sequence MAEEEIQEEKEEKKGPNIILLLLIAVVVSVVLSVGGAFFLINILGKNIVQQAQQQAQQQAQGVQKTPQIGLAEVIREGHQRQFMLKGGNEIAIVNALQLKVGSDECRAAIAQYNVEILEAIGLIFITKTREDLTTVEGREILKNQIKNAVNEITGFVGEKEKFGVIQVIIDIVVITSAY encoded by the coding sequence ATGGCTGAAGAGGAAATTCAGGAAGAAAAAGAGGAAAAGAAAGGTCCGAATATTATATTGTTATTATTAATAGCTGTAGTGGTTTCCGTTGTATTATCTGTAGGAGGAGCATTTTTTCTAATAAATATTCTTGGTAAAAATATAGTTCAACAAGCTCAACAACAAGCACAACAGCAAGCACAAGGAGTTCAAAAAACTCCTCAGATTGGTTTAGCAGAAGTTATTAGAGAGGGCCATCAAAGGCAATTCATGCTTAAAGGTGGAAATGAAATAGCAATTGTTAACGCTTTACAATTAAAAGTAGGTAGCGATGAATGTAGAGCAGCTATTGCGCAATATAATGTTGAAATATTAGAAGCAATAGGTTTAATATTTATAACTAAAACGCGTGAAGATTTAACAACAGTTGAAGGTAGAGAAATATTAAAAAACCAGATAAAAAACGCGGTTAATGAAATAACAGGTTTTGTTGGCGAAAAAGAAAAATTTGGAGTAATTCAGGTTATAATAGATATAGTAGTAATCACGTCAGCTTATTAA
- a CDS encoding MBL fold metallo-hydrolase, with amino-acid sequence MLEVIDNKVLVFWFENFASNITAVELSEEVILIDSSLYPEKLNKIIDLVQLRTKKPVKKVFLTHHHPDHSFGAIFQGNLEIILSEKTLIKLFDYNDNLLKKISKESEYEFSDIQKKLSRCKFNVFRNDNLNTSSKTVISGISLGGHTEDSTIYKIYPENILVAGDLIVSGVHSELNQANIDNWIKILEELKKQNIKIIIPGHGKPGNIQLINNQINYLKTFKKEGKESLLKKFNKYKYPELLLNF; translated from the coding sequence ATGCTAGAAGTAATTGATAATAAAGTTTTGGTATTCTGGTTTGAAAATTTTGCAAGTAATATTACAGCAGTGGAATTAAGTGAAGAAGTAATTTTAATTGATTCTTCATTATATCCAGAAAAACTTAATAAGATTATAGACTTAGTTCAATTAAGGACAAAAAAACCTGTAAAAAAAGTTTTTTTAACACACCATCATCCAGACCATTCATTTGGAGCTATTTTTCAGGGAAATCTCGAAATAATTTTATCAGAAAAAACTCTTATAAAATTATTCGATTATAATGATAATCTTTTAAAAAAAATATCTAAAGAGTCAGAATATGAATTTTCAGACATTCAAAAAAAATTATCCAGATGTAAGTTTAATGTTTTTAGAAATGATAATTTAAATACATCTTCAAAAACTGTTATTAGTGGTATATCATTAGGAGGTCATACAGAAGATTCTACAATTTATAAAATATATCCAGAAAATATTTTAGTAGCAGGAGATCTTATTGTTTCAGGTGTTCATTCTGAATTAAATCAGGCAAATATCGATAATTGGATAAAAATACTGGAAGAATTAAAAAAACAAAATATAAAAATAATAATACCAGGTCATGGAAAACCCGGCAACATTCAATTAATCAATAATCAGATAAATTATCTAAAAACATTTAAAAAAGAAGGTAAAGAATCTCTGCTAAAAAAATTCAATAAATATAAATATCCAGAGTTACTTTTGAATTTCTAA
- the fliM gene encoding flagellar motor switch protein FliM → MPPDNETLSQEEIDALLHAMEAGSLAVSNVNEEEDIMANVREYNFRRPMKFSKEQLRTLQLIHENYARDVSTYLSSRARSYVNVTFASVDQITFSEFQQSLTSPTFISVFSTDILPGSAVFQMGLDIGYVLVDKLLGGPGIPLETLRTPTELELAILRKEGLSLIKALSKAWATIVPFDTILEKTEFNPQFVQIAAPNEMTVLITLSINFKDIQGFINVCWPSSLLEPINEKLTTRLWSPDRKTTQKQIEKLKNSVLMTKAEVKAILGETTIQLSDFLNIDIGDVIRLNSFNDEPISVTVQDAPIFKGTPGIYKGHYAINIEKEDPELLEKVLVERYLKSLQ, encoded by the coding sequence ATGCCTCCAGATAATGAAACTTTATCTCAGGAAGAAATAGATGCGTTATTGCATGCTATGGAGGCTGGTTCATTAGCAGTTTCCAATGTTAATGAAGAAGAAGATATAATGGCTAATGTTCGGGAATATAATTTCCGAAGGCCTATGAAGTTCTCTAAAGAACAATTGAGAACTTTACAACTTATACATGAAAATTACGCTCGAGACGTTTCTACATATTTATCTTCGCGTGCTAGATCATATGTAAATGTAACTTTTGCAAGTGTTGATCAGATAACTTTTAGTGAATTTCAACAATCTTTGACAAGTCCGACTTTTATATCTGTATTTTCCACAGATATATTACCTGGTAGTGCCGTATTTCAGATGGGATTGGATATAGGATATGTTTTGGTCGATAAATTATTGGGAGGACCTGGAATTCCACTTGAAACATTAAGAACACCTACAGAATTGGAACTTGCTATTTTAAGAAAAGAAGGTTTATCCCTGATTAAGGCGTTAAGCAAAGCCTGGGCTACAATTGTTCCGTTTGATACTATATTAGAGAAAACAGAATTTAATCCACAATTTGTTCAGATAGCAGCACCGAATGAAATGACAGTATTAATTACATTGTCTATTAATTTCAAAGATATACAGGGATTTATAAATGTTTGTTGGCCATCTTCTTTATTAGAGCCGATTAATGAAAAACTAACAACAAGATTATGGTCTCCAGATAGAAAAACAACACAAAAACAGATTGAAAAATTGAAAAATTCAGTACTAATGACAAAAGCTGAAGTAAAAGCAATTTTAGGAGAAACAACTATACAATTAAGTGATTTTCTTAATATTGATATTGGTGATGTGATTAGATTGAATTCATTTAACGATGAACCTATTAGTGTAACAGTTCAAGATGCTCCGATTTTTAAGGGAACTCCAGGAATTTATAAAGGACATTATGCAATAAACATTGAGAAAGAAGATCCGGAATTACTTGAAAAAGTTTTAGTTGAAAGATATTTAAAAAGTCTTCAATAG
- a CDS encoding ABC transporter ATP-binding protein: MRTAHTDILKEEKQRSISNIKIFSMLWKYMKKYYIILIFSFLFLFLSTAIDLTIPSVMRYVIDNVINSTYKFKMENNKFIPSPTGDYVLKHIDGKYYMTKENKKISVESEYVKHIKEKSLNDIAKYSILVVLLFLSQLMFNYGQVIFSNLMGQKVIYDIRNELYTHILAVPLDFFTKNPTGKITTRTVNDTQNLSQFFTDVLTSLTKDVAIIIGVIIVMFNMNFKLTTYVIVMFPIIVLSTWVFGVIDRKIYARTRTRISATNSFLAENIAGANVTKAFNQEDRKRKEFYDLSYKLYRSRIQQIILNGLFRPLMNVMYYITLSLLFWFGAKLFKQNVVSFGILVAFTSYIDMFFRPLFDIAEKYDILQNAFASAEKIFRLKELKQEDFGKGLYKDINKGSVEFKKVSFAYEKENYILKNVSFKIAGKENVAIVGETGSGKTTIIKLINGLYKPQIGNIYIDEKDLNDYDLHSLRRQIAVVPQDVFLFTGTILDNIRIFDESISEEEVIQAAKQVHAHEMIEKFPDKYYTKILERGSTLSAGERQLIALARAVIFRSKIIILDEATANIDVETEYLIQKAMENLIGKVTIISIAHRLSTIKTASRILVVHKGNVVEEGTHNELMQKRGIYYDLYKLQYETQ, from the coding sequence ATGAGAACTGCCCATACTGATATATTGAAAGAAGAAAAACAAAGAAGCATTTCTAATATAAAAATATTTTCCATGCTCTGGAAATATATGAAAAAATATTATATTATTCTGATCTTTTCTTTTTTATTTTTGTTTTTATCAACAGCAATAGATTTAACAATTCCTTCAGTGATGAGATATGTGATAGATAATGTCATTAATTCAACATATAAATTCAAGATGGAAAATAATAAATTTATTCCTTCTCCTACAGGAGACTATGTATTAAAGCATATTGATGGTAAATATTATATGACTAAAGAAAACAAAAAAATATCTGTAGAATCTGAATATGTAAAACATATAAAAGAAAAATCATTAAATGATATTGCTAAATATTCTATTCTTGTTGTATTATTGTTTTTGAGTCAATTAATGTTTAATTATGGACAGGTTATATTTTCTAATTTAATGGGGCAAAAAGTTATTTATGATATAAGAAATGAATTATATACGCATATTCTGGCAGTACCGTTGGATTTTTTTACTAAAAATCCAACGGGTAAAATTACTACAAGAACAGTAAACGACACTCAAAATCTTTCTCAATTTTTTACAGATGTTTTAACAAGTTTAACAAAAGATGTTGCTATAATAATCGGTGTAATAATAGTTATGTTTAATATGAATTTTAAACTTACAACATATGTTATAGTAATGTTTCCAATTATTGTTTTATCAACATGGGTTTTTGGAGTTATAGATAGAAAAATATATGCAAGAACCAGAACAAGAATTTCAGCAACAAATTCATTTTTGGCAGAGAATATAGCTGGAGCAAATGTAACGAAGGCTTTTAATCAAGAAGATAGAAAAAGAAAAGAATTTTATGATTTAAGTTATAAATTATATAGATCAAGAATTCAACAAATAATATTAAATGGGTTATTCAGGCCATTAATGAATGTGATGTATTATATAACACTTTCATTATTATTCTGGTTTGGTGCAAAATTATTTAAACAGAATGTAGTATCTTTTGGTATTTTGGTAGCATTTACTTCTTATATAGATATGTTTTTTAGACCACTATTTGATATAGCGGAAAAATATGATATATTACAAAATGCATTTGCTTCGGCTGAAAAAATATTTAGACTGAAAGAGTTAAAACAAGAAGATTTTGGTAAGGGGTTATATAAAGATATAAACAAAGGTAGTGTAGAATTTAAAAAAGTTTCATTTGCATATGAAAAAGAAAATTATATATTAAAAAATGTATCTTTTAAGATAGCTGGTAAAGAAAATGTAGCAATAGTTGGTGAAACAGGCTCAGGTAAAACAACTATTATTAAATTAATAAATGGGTTATATAAGCCACAAATAGGAAATATATATATTGATGAAAAAGATTTAAATGATTATGATTTGCATTCATTAAGGAGGCAAATTGCGGTAGTTCCACAGGATGTTTTTTTATTTACCGGTACAATTTTGGACAATATCAGAATATTTGATGAAAGTATTTCTGAAGAGGAAGTTATTCAGGCAGCAAAGCAGGTTCATGCACATGAAATGATAGAAAAGTTTCCAGATAAATATTATACAAAAATATTGGAAAGAGGGAGTACATTATCTGCTGGTGAAAGACAATTAATTGCTTTAGCAAGAGCTGTAATATTTAGATCTAAAATAATAATATTAGATGAGGCTACAGCAAATATAGATGTTGAAACAGAATATCTTATACAAAAAGCCATGGAAAATCTCATAGGAAAAGTAACTATTATATCCATAGCTCATAGACTTTCTACGATAAAGACAGCAAGTAGAATATTGGTAGTTCATAAAGGTAATGTTGTAGAAGAAGGTACCCACAATGAATTGATGCAAAAAAGAGGAATATATTATGATCTATACAAGTTACAATACGAAACCCAATAG